The Triticum aestivum cultivar Chinese Spring chromosome 6D, IWGSC CS RefSeq v2.1, whole genome shotgun sequence genomic sequence AGAGGAAACATTAGTTGCTCCAACTTTACTAACAAGTCAAGGAAGGTATAGCACGGCAATGTATCTTAATTTCTGGAAGAAGAAAAAAGACATTGATCTAGCACTCTCACCACCAGCATCAGTCGGTCGCTACAGAGGACATGTGTTGAAGGAAGCTGGCACCTTCAGCTCGCCTGGTTCCTCGGGCAATGACGAACGTCAACAACCTGAAAGACAACAGAATGCTGCTCGTCAAAAGCCTTGCCTAATGGATGTGAAGCAAGTGCGTGCATCTGTGCAGGTGGCTCTCAAACACCGCTGACACAACAGGCGTCGATCGGTCGGTCTGAGAGCGGGGTTCTAATTATTATACCTGAAAACAGAatacattttttttagaaaaggaggatgacccccggcctctgcatctgggagatgcatgcggccactttatagattattctcgaggaccttataaTGTATTACatcaatatgcctgaatccgccatctaagcctatcatcaaaagccagacgccccagccgagccacataccgggtctgaggcatgaactggtctgacgcactcacatgtgtcgtcgccgccatcttccgctggtccgtcttcagagcagatattgaggcttctaccttgtcaggccactcgGCCATCGACGCCACAATGACGTCAGACAGCAACCCCCTCTGCGCGAGTCCAGCACCACGCATCGGGCAccgagtctccactgcaccacgccgtcgagatccgccgtcatcaatgtgcaggatgaagcaccgctccaccaaaaaacaaaaaccgcccactggtccctcgaaccgtgtacgcctccaagaatgacgcccccaaggaggaaacgacaccaacgcgccgccgtcatctgatctactgatctagggtttcccccggaggtagcagatagaggtctggagcttctccacggcgaggccttcaagaaggtaatgacacaaaAGAGTGCCGCCAACGCCGGTCTTGGCAACAAGCCGAGaactaggttttcacccggatccgctgAAGGAACCTCCATCAAGCATCATGTGCACGGGTCGCCGCCGATCTGGGCCGCCGCACATTGAGGTCgcaccggccagatcagatctgTCCGGAGGGCAAACCACTCATGGCGCCGACCCAACCAACAGGCCCTTCATGCCGCCAGAAGCGTCGGGGCCTCCAGCACGCGCAGCCGCCCTGCCACCCAAGCGGCCCAGGACGGCCAGCACCGCCGCATCCCGCCGACGGTGCGCGCCCACTAGATCCGGGCAAAAACGCCCCGATCCGCCGCCAAAACGGTCAGTCGCCGCTCCTCCACCGCGAGGAAGAGAGGatggggccgccgccccagcatccagCGCCACCACGCCGTAGAAGAGGCCGGAGGGCCAGATCCACGCCGGCGAGCAGCTCCGCGACGCACAGCACGTCGTCCAGGGCTGGCCTCCATGCGTGACGGGAGAGAgaaggcccgccgccgccggcagccgcaCGGGCTTTGCCTGGCGGGGACGCCCGACGGCGGCGAGGGGGAGGGAGCAGGAGGGGGTGGCGGGGTTAGGTCACCCGAGCCGCCCCCCTGGAGAGCGACGCGGGTGCGGGGTTCAGATTGAATCCAGGCAACAGTGAAGCTACATATGAGAAAGAAAAATGGTACAGACAAACAATCAGGCCAAGTTCTGTAGAACAACACATTGGGGAATCACAATTGTTGCATGTTTCAGCTAGAACAAAATTTAGTTTATTTAGTCAGCATCATCCTTTTGGTTGCGTGGACTGTTATCGTTTGTGTTGGATCCCCATTGATCTACAATGAGCTTTCTTTTTCAGTTGCCAGTTTGCAGAGTCATACTTATGCCCTCGCATTGATCTGGGACATGATTTGCTGGATAATGTATCAAGCTCTTTTTAATGGAGATCAGCACTCACTCCTGCTCGTACTGCATTTAACAACCACATGGTTCCACAATTTACTCAGTTAGCGAGAGGATTAACCACATGACCAAGGAACAGCGTTGTGCCCGTCCTCTCCTCAACCACGGCAAACAAGAATGGCCGATCCGCCACAAAATCGACAAAGTGCGGCGGCTCGCTTGGAAGCGCGCTACCAGCCATGTCTATGGCCGTGGCAGCAGCGGCCACGGTACCTTGCTCGTCCACCTCGATGGTGGCCTTGTGGTGCACCCCGCCGATGGAGAGCCGCCCATCCCCGCCGCTCACCATGCCTGAGAAGTCGCCGCCTGCGAAAGCCCTTGTGACACCAAGCTTCCTCATGTCGGACGACGCTTCGAACTCGGTCGTGAACTTGAACCTGGGGACCATGAACCGCCGTACTTCAACCTCCTCTTCTGGCGTGTGCTTCCTGATGAACTCCGGCGATGACACCACCTTGTCGTAGAGATCGGGGAGGCTGAGAGCGCCGCTGTCCGGGAGAAGGATAAGCATGTAGAATGCAGCACGGTGGTCGCCGTCGTTCCTGTAGGGAAGCTTGAGGGCCCTGAAGCCCGGGTAGAGCGCGATGTACTGTGACCGGCCTGTCGTCATGGACGGCACGCGCACGGTGGCGCCGCCTGGGATGTGGAACGGCGCGGTGAAGACGTAGAACGGCTCAGGCCACGCTCCTTTGAAGTAGAGCGCGTTGGCGAGGATGACGGCCGTGGACGAGTCGACGGAGCCGGGAGGGAGGATGTGACGGATGCGCTGCTTCGTCTTGTCCGCCACGAAGCCGTTCACTCGCCGCCTCGCCTGCTCGGCCCCCGACACGAAGTCCACGGACTCCGCCGTGGCGGCGTACCGCGATGCGCCGGTGGCCGTGAACTCCGGCCTGAGCGCCCTCCTCCGGTCGACCCACACGCCGCAGGCGAAGGACGTCTGCTTTAGCCCGTTGAGCCTGCCGACAAGCTTGATCGCCGGAGCTCTGTGAAGCTCGTCGAGCGACGCTGACCCGAGGAGCCCCAGGAGCTCCCTGCGCGTCTCGCCCCGCGCGCCGGCGGCCACCATCGCGAGCGCCGCGTGGATGGACAGCGGCGAGACGACGAAGTTGCGGCCCATGCCGgccgccgcccggacgccggcCTCCCTGGCGAGACTCAGGCCCGACGCGTTCCCGGCCGCGTCGCTGACTACAGCTTTCTCCTCCGCAGAGTGGCCACCAGGAGGCGCGCCGGCGAACAGGGTCGAGCAGAGGTGCCATCCGGCGAACAGGGCCAAGCAGAGGAGGACGGTCTTCCCGAAGCGCGACATCGGAATGGCCGTGGGTTTGTGGTAAGACGCAGACAGGATCACCGGCGATCCGACGACGAAGACAGCCGGCCGGCGGCGGGCAGGTGGAGTCCCTCCGTGGGAGCTGACGCGTGGGTTAGGTAGGTTAGGTGCACAATGGGCTGATGGACTTCGACCTTCGAGTCCAGTTCCGGATGGGAGAGAGACTGGTGGACAGGTCGTTCTTGAACTGGGATGGAGTACTAgtataatatatttcattttctcaaacaaaaatatttttcaaataagaAACCACTACAGTGGCAGGAGTATATTAATTGCACACATATAAGTATTAGGTAGGATATATTTTGTGTATTAATTATGTGATCAGCGGTGCTGATATTTGGTGCAATCTAGGTCCTTGCATTGATTTAGTCTGATGGGCGAGATTACTTGGACTTGCCCCTTTGaatttttatattgatatattaatTATTTCTTTATTCTATCTCAAGTACTTCGCCTGCTTTTGTCATCATTGAGTTATCTATATGACGATCTGTGAATTCGTTCACCCCTCCATGCACCCTGCATGTGTGCTTTGGCATGATGTTGCTGGCTCAGAAATAGGTACTGGGCAATGTCTGCATCTTCATCAGGGGCTGGGGGAGGGGGGGATATGTGAAAGGTAGCAGGAAGGGTAAGGAGAAGGCAGACCTGCAGGCACTGTTTGCTACAGTCAACCAAGTGTTGACTCTCTACGCCCCCAGGCCAGCCCGGGGTCTGCCTACACCCCTGCTTTCAAGGGCACGATGAAAATCGCATGGAGACTTGCTTGTGTTCTTCCTTGGCGAACGAAACAGGGTTCTCCTTATTGAAGACTATGACGGTAGAGTTAGGCCTTTATCGAATCCATGCGTGGACACACATACAGAGCATCCTAGAGCTATGTCTAGTCATTGCAAACCAGCTATCGAGGTCCAGAGCATTGAGATGaataaaaatatttcaaattttaaaacaggttctaaaatgtataataaagttcaaaaagaaaaaataaattaacAAAAAATGAAACAATAGAATAGAAGAAATACGCTCAGGCCTTGCCTAACCGGGCGACGGCATCGCTTCCGTCGGGCCGCCCAAACATTTGCCAATCTGAAAAAAGTTCTTCAATTTTGGAAAAGAATGTTTATGGATTAAGAAAATATACGGGCTTTAAAAGTTGAAAAGAGTTCCTGGatatggaaaaagttcatgaatttgaattttttttgccaatttaagaaaatgttcacgaattGAAATAGAAAAAAATTCATGTTGGGCAGAAGGTTCTCAGAGTACCTTTTTCCAACATCGTTCAAATGGGCCAAATTTTTTCTAGGGCCTTGTATCACCATtccaaggcaccatgccaagtttttcaaaatttatttGGAATTTATAAAATAATCCCATATACGAAGTTTCTCTACACAAACAAAAAAATGTTCACGGAAATTCAAAATAATTTGGTTCCaaatttttgttcatattttctgttttttgcttgATATTTCAAATTTCGTAGTGTTTTTCAAAAAATGGACGTGTTCAAAATTTTGTTCGCTCttttaaaatatgttcatgttaTGACATTCTGAGCAATTTTGAAAGACACGAACAATTTTCTGACTTACCTGTACAAATTTTTAAAAATGCGAATATTTGTACTTTACGTAcaaattttttcattttttttaaaaaatgaacaAAATATTATAAGCATGAgcattttcaaaatgaaaaggaaacAAATAAAGGAAAAAAAATAGTGATAAAAGGACCGATTCAACAATGGCCTAGCCCAGCCGAAAGCAAAAAAAGAAGAAGTAAATACACCCAAGCATTAGGATGTCCTAGTTGGTTAGTATGGTCCTCCTTGAACCAAGAGGTCTTGAGCACACATTTAACTGAGGACTTTATTGCCTGGCACAAGACTCGGTCGTTCTCATTTTCAGTCCGGTCTGCATACTATACGGAGTGGGAACACCAGTTTGGAGCGCGTATAAGAAGATGTGATGATGGACCATCTGCTTTAAACCCAATTTGGGAGATTCTTTGGAAGATACAAGTGCCAAGCAAAATTAAAATCTTTGGCTGGAAGGTGTTGCATGGAACTATTCCGGGTATGTCAGTTCTCGCAAACCGGCACATTCCAGTTTCTGGACTCTGTCCGATCTGTAAAAGGGGTGCAGAAGACCTGAAGCACCTCATGTTTACTTGTGATCGTGCAAAAGAAGTTTGGCTATCCTTGGGCCTTCGGGAGACGATTGCACATGCTGATGCATTAGACCGGTCTGGATGTGTCATCCTTGAGAGTTTACTTCGAGATAAAAGGCGAAAGTCTGCTATATTGGAACATATTGGCTTCCAAGAGATCATATTGGTTGGTGCCTGGTACATACGGTGGCAACGAAGGGAATCCGTGAAGGGGGAAGTGGTGGCGAGTCCTCCTGAATCGGCATTGGCTATACATGCAATAACAACAAATTATGCGGGGGCTTCGAGTGCTGGCCAAATTACTGAAGGGAAGTGGTCTAAACCTTGTCACAGCATGTATAAGATGAATGTGGACACATGCTTTATGGAGGATGGATGCGGGGCTACTGCGGGCGTTTTTGGCTGGTTCATCGTCCCTGGTTAGTCACGTTCTCGATGCCCCTTCCGCCGAGGCGATGGCATTGAAAAATGGTATGATGCTTGCAGACCAACTTGGATGTTCCAATATCACTTTTGAATCAGACTGCCTCGAAATTATCTTAGCATGCAAGGGGGAAGTGGACATTCTGAGTCCTTATTCGGCGATTTTAAGTGACTGCTTTATATTAGCTCAAAGAATTGGGTCAGTATCTTATGCTTACTGTCCAAGAGGGGCAAACCAAGTGGCACACAAGTTAGCTAGATGTTATTACGATTCTAATTCTGTAATCTCGTGGGATAATGATCCTCCACAGTTTATTCTATCTGAACTTGTTTCTGATGTATCCCTTATTTGAGTTGAATAAAGTGTGCCACAAGTTCAAAAAAAAGGTCTTGAGTTCGATTCACATTAATTGCGCGCTCTTTATTTTTATTTAAAGAAAGTGAAAAACAGGTGAGGGCGCCACGAGGAAAAAATGGGCGCTGAGAAAAGGAAGATGCCGCGTATCGGCACGGATAAAAAGACCATACTACCCTTTATTATGAAGGAGCATAGAGATATCTCAACCATCAATGTGTTTACTGGGGGGGGTATACCGAAGCAAAAAGTGAGTGTGAAGTTGGTCTAAGTGAAACTGAAGAGTCGAATACTGAACAACTGCAGAGTAATAACAGTTTTAGTGCAGGATTTGATGTCCATCCCATCCTTTCTTTTATCAACAGAGTACATATATCTATTTTACCATGCAGATGTAAGATTTTGGGATGTCAAGGATGAAGAGTAACACTTTCATTTCCTCCAAGTCCACAGCTGGAACAGTAATATTTTTGTATCTTTTCATGCATTTGTATCGCTGTGTTTGGCTCTTGTGTGATGCAACACTCCATCCATCTAGAATCATTTTTCTTGATTTACCGGTTGGCCTACAGCCGGAGCGGATGGCACCAGAGGTCCTGCGTAATGAGCCGACTAATGAGATGTTATACCCCCATGCTTTTGCGACGTCTACAGTTTTGGTGCGATCCTATGGGAATTAATTGGCAACGCTACAGTTTTGGAGCGGGCTGCATCCAATGCAAGTCGTCGGAGTAGTTGGGTGCCAGAACAAACGGCTAGACATTCCCAAAGAGGTCGACCCACTGGTGGCTAGCATATAATATCTTCTAATCATTTCTCAAAATAATATGCTGCTTTTCTCAATTATTATTTTCTCCTTTTTCTGCCACCTACCTCGACGATCTTTGGTGCAGCCATCCAAGCCAACGACCGCTGAAGCAATTAGAGCGGTCACTTATTGTAGAAAGCCTCTGACAATATATATGTGAGACAAGTATCTGGATAAAACgcaaaaaggaagaaaaatacAAGTATTTTTTGCTACTGAGTGAACAAAGTTGTTCATGTTGAAGCCCGTGGGAGATCCATTCAAGATCTCTGCAGCATGGATCTGTATGGACCAAGGTTCTGCACATGAGCACATGCTTCACCTCTGATTCAGTTAGCAGTTTGCAAATTCCTCCTAATTGTGCCCTAATCCAGGACATGCTCTTTTAGATAATGCTTCAAACTCTTAAGCAAGAAATCGATAATCTTTTTTGATGGAGTTAACAAGACACGAGTTACCACATCACCAAAGGATTACTTAAAAATGTTGGATTGTTCTaaaaaaaaatgttggaaattgtcgAAAGATGAGCTGAACTTTGCTTTCCATAGAGCTCTCTTTCTGATTTGTCAGAGATCATTTGGGTTAAAAAGCATAGTCTCTTTCTGAATTGCCAGCCTCATGCAAACCTATATGGAAAGTCTCTTTCTGAATTGCCAGCCTCATGCCAACCTATATGGAAAGTCTCTTTCTGAATTGGCAGCAATCATAATATTTTTTAGGTAACGTACAGATCATACTGCCAAAAAAAGCAAGGCAaaaaaaaaagttgtttgaaagTCTGTCAGACAACCTCTAGGCCACCCTGCAGGCGGGAACAATCCTCTACAGCCGTCATCAGATGGCACCCATCAGGCGATCCTGGCCGTTAATCACGCTCTGGCCCAGAGGTCAGAAAGCATCAACCAGACTGAAGTGCTTGCCTCCTTATTGGTAAAGGATGCAACGGTACGAGCCTATAGAACAGATCCTGTTCAAGTAAGGTCGTGCTACGTTCAGCTGAACCTCGCCTTATAAACCACTCCAGTGTCTTctaaactagcgaggtgggactaattgaGTAGAGCAGACACATGCAGCAGCGCTTCTCAGgtttagcgaggtgggactaattggAAGAAGGTTTAGTGGCCCATGTAGCTGAGCACGAGAATGAGCAAAGCCCAGCCCCATCGGAGAGACGTTCAGCTGTGCAGATTTTGAACTAGTTTAAATATCTGGCAAATGCTCCACAGCCTGTACTTTTAATACTCCCTCCAATCCGAATTAATTGACGGAACCTCTATACAAAGTAAAATGGACATTGTATCGAGATTGCATCAGTTTAATTGCTCGCAGGGAGTATATATAATTTCGAACAATGCTTATTCTAACTTTCTTTTTCATGACACCtagtttttttcgttttctttagCTTTTATGCCAAATTAAATTACAGTAGCAGACACATTGCTATAGGTTGGAAAGAAGAGAAAAAAGAATGCGACCGATAAGAAAAAAACCGGAGTGAAAATGAGTGTGGTGTGTAACTCCGGAGCATCCGAGACAGAACATACACTTGTTTTGTGGGCTCACCTGTTCAAAAGTAGTCCAGTTGGGAGCAATGCTTGCTGCAACTTCCCATTTAGATTTCCTGCAAGCCAAGGTATATCACGGCCTCTAACCCTCATACTCTGTTGGGAGGACAGCGCTGTCATCGTGCCGTCCTCGATCACGTCAGAGGGGGGGTGTGCACACAGCTGACGCGGCACGGGTGTCATCCTTGGCACCGTCCTCGGTCGCGTTAGAGGGAGGCGCGGCGCAGCCCCAGATATATGGATGAATGCATATATGGGTTCCAGCCGATCATATACATATGCAAAAACTGCTAGCCTGAACATCTTCATATGATAGACTGAAACCCATTTTTGCAACCAATAAGGATGAACCCAGGATGAGCAGAGACAGAACCAAAGACAGGATGATCAGAAAGGGTCAATGCATCTTAATTTCTCAGCGTCTCTCTCGAAAACCGTATTGATCTCACACTCTCTCAACACTAGCATCAGTCAGTCGCTACAAAGCACATCTCGCGAAGGAAGCTGGTACCTTCAGCTCGCCTGGTTTGTGAAGGCAGGGCAATGACGAACATCTATAACCTGATCAACAACAGAATGCTGCTAAGCAAAGCCTTGCCTAATGGATGCGAAGCAAGATGTGCATCTGTACAGGTGGCTCCCAAGCACCACTGACAGTCGGTCGACAAGAGTGCACGTGCTTCTAGTTATACCTGAAAAACAGAATACACGTGACAGCGAAAAATGGGGCAGACAATCAAGTTCAGTAACCTTGAACAAACACATTGGGGAATCACTTACTGGCTAGAACAAGATTTAGTTTCTTTAATCAGCATCCTTTTTGTTGCCCGAACTGTTCCCCTTCGTGTTGGATCCTCATTGATCTACAATGATAGTGCTGAGTGAGATCTCAGAGATTTGTTTGGATTGCGGATCACAGAGCAAGATCTCTGTACATATCATATCACTGGTTAGTTCACCTGGACTCCGCCTCGCCGCCTTGTCGAATCCTGTTTGAGAGTCATGTAACTAGACCCTCCTGAATTTAAATGGGACAGGAATCATGTAGCTAGACCCTCCTGAATTTAAATGGGACAAGAAATTTTGTTGTCAATTTATTTTTCTGGTTACAGGAATCATATCAATTTTGTACTGATCTTTTTATGTATTAATTCCAATTGCCTGTGTCTGAGCAGTGAGCAGGCCTGCTCCCAGTTCAATGATCTCCACCTTGGCTAATTTTGTACTGATCTTTTTATATATTAATTCTGTACTAATGACAAAGCAAGATCTGTGGACATATAAACTGAATTTTGTTCACCTGGATACTCTTCTACCTCACACGTCGGTCATGAAACCCTCCTTCTTCTAAATGAAACAAGGAAATCTTGCTGCAAAGGAAGCATCGTTTTTTTACCGGCCACTGCTAAGTGACTGGCTGAATACAGTCGAAACAATGCTTCACCTCTGATTCAGTTAGCAGTTTGCAAATTCCTCCTAATTGTGCCCTGGCACTAATCCAGGACATGCTCTTTTGGATAATGTTTCAAACTCTTAAGCAAGCAATCGATAATCTCTTTTTATGGAGATCGTTTGGGTTAACAGGAAACAAGTGACCACATCATCAAAGAATTACTTCAAAATTGTTGGAAATTGTCGAAAGATGAGCTGAACTTAGCTTCCATAGAGCTATCTTTCTGAATTGTCAAAGATCATTTGGGTTAAAAGATAGTCTCTTTCTGAATTCCCAGCCTCATGTAAAACCTATATGGAATTCTCTGTACATACTTTATTTGTCAAATATCATCCATTTCCTGGATTCGATTGACTGAATATAGTTTGCAGAAGATGTACAGATCATATTGCCAAAAAGAGAAAGTCAAAAATGTTGTTTACAGTCTGAATCTAATTTGCAGATGATGTACAGATCATATTGTCAAAAAGAGCAAGGCAAAAAATGTTTTTTGTTGTCTGTCAGACAACCTCTGAGCCACCCTGCACCAGTGTGAACTGGAACAGGAACGATCCTCTACAGCCATCGGATGGCACCCATCAGGTGAATTCCAGGCCGTTAATCACGCTCTGGCCCAGAGGTTAGAATGCATCAACCAGACTGAAGTGCTTGCCTCCTTATTGGTAAAGGATGCAGCGGTACGAGCCTATAGAACAGATCCTGTTCAAGTAAGGTCATGCTACAACAAGCCGCTCCTCACCTTATAAACTGGTTTAGCGTCGCctaaactagcgaggtgggactaattagAGAGCAACCAGTGCAGTGCTGCGCTTCCTGGGGCAGAGCATGGAAGAAGGGTTTGTGGCCCATGTAGCGGGGCACTAGAATGAGCAAGGCCCAGCCCCATCAGAGAAACGTTCAGCTGTGCAGATTTTGAGCTAGTTTAAATATCTGGCAAATGCTGCATAGCCTGTACTTTTAATACTCCCTCCAATCGGAATTGTATAGAAGTCGCGTCAATTTAttcggatcggagggagtacatataatTTCAAACAATGCTTATTCCAACTTTCTTTTCATGACACCtagttctttttttgttttctttagcttTTATGCCAAATGAAAGTACAGTCGGCCATTACCAAAGTAGCAGACACAGTGCTAGGttagaaagaagagaaaaaaaaatgCAACAGACAAGAACAAAACCGGAGAGAAAATGAATGTGGTGTAACTCCGGAGCATCCGAGACAGAACACAAACGTGTCGTTGAAGTACTTTTGTGGCATTTACAATATCTATTTGTTTTTGTCGACTCACCTGTTCAAAAGTACTCCAGTTCACTGGCTAGAACAAGATTTAGTCAGCAACCTTCTTGTTGCCCGAACTGTTCCACGTTCGTGTTGGATCATCATTGATCTACAATGGTGTTCCAATTGCGGATCACAGGGCAAGAAGATCTCTGTACATATCATACTAATGGTGAATTCACCTGGATACTCCGCCTAGCTGCCTTGCCAAATCCTGTCTGAGAATCATGTGAGTAGACCCTCCTGAATTTAAATGGGACCGGAATCATGTAGCGCTACCCTCCTGAATTTTAAATGGGACAAGAAATTTTGCTGTCAATTTATTTTTTCTGGCTACTAACCAAGAGACAGACTGAATACATACAAGAGCCTCTTTTTTCAGTTGCCAGTTTGCAAAGTCATACTTATGCCCCGGCTTTGATCTGGGACACGATTTGTTCGATCTTGTTTCAAGCTCTTAAGCAAAGCAAGCAATAATCTTAGCTTTTTTAATGGAGATCAGCACTTACTCCTGCCTCCTCGAATTAGGACATTTCTGTTACCAGGACAGGAGTGACCAAATTTTCCAAGGATGACCAATGTTCAAATATACTATTCAACAGCCAAAAGATTCCACATTTTACTCAGTTAGCAAGAGGATTAACCACATGACCAAGGAACAACGTTGTGCCCGTCCTCTCCTCAACCACGGCAAATAAGAACGGCCGATCCGCCACAAAATCCACCAGATGCGGTGGTTCCCTGCGAAGCGCGCTACCATACATGGCTATGGCCGTGGCAGCAGCGGCCATGGTGCCTTGCTCGTCCACCTCGATGGTGGCCTTATGGAGCACCCCGCCGATGGAGAGCCGCCCATCCCCACCGCTCACCATGCCTGAGAAGTCGCCCCCTTTGAAAGCCGTGGTGACACCAAGCTTCTGCATGTCTGACGACGCCTCATACTCAGAGGTGAACTTGAACTTGGGCACCATGAACTGCCCCACTGGAACTTCCTCTTCCGGCGTGTGCTTCCTTATGAACTCTGGCATCGACACCGCCATGCCGTAGAGATCCGTGAGGCTGAGAGTGGCGTTGTCCGGGAGAAGGATAAGCATGTAGAATGCAGCAGCTTGCCGATCGCCGTCGGTCCTGTAGGGCAGTTTGAGGGCCCTGAAGCCCGGGTAGAGAGCGATGTACTGT encodes the following:
- the LOC123140865 gene encoding putative serpin-Z12, which gives rise to MSRFGKTVLLCLALFAGWHLCSTLFAGAPPGGHSAEEKAVVSDAAGNASGLSLAREAGVRAAAGMGRNFVVSPLSIHAALAMVAAGARGETRRELLGLLGSASLDELHRAPAIKLVGRLNGLKQTSFACGVWVDRRRALRPEFTATGASRYAATAESVDFVSGAEQARRRVNGFVADKTKQRIRHILPPGSVDSSTAVILANALYFKGAWPEPFYVFTAPFHIPGGATVRVPSMTTGRSQYIALYPGFRALKLPYRNDGDHRAAFYMLILLPDSGALSLPDLYDKVVSSPEFIRKHTPEEEVEVRRFMVPRFKFTTEFEASSDMRKLGVTRAFAGGDFSGMVSGGDGRLSIGGVHHKATIEVDEQGTVAAAATAIDMAGSALPSEPPHFVDFVADRPFLFAVVEERTGTTLFLGHVVNPLAN